One stretch of Pseudomonas azotoformans DNA includes these proteins:
- a CDS encoding NAD(P)-dependent oxidoreductase, protein MSKIAIIGATGRAGSQLLEEALRRGHSVVAIARNTDKLAARPGVTVKQVDALDADALQQAISGSDVVISAAHFATLPASAVIGPVKNAGVKRLLVVGGAGSLLLPGGARVIDSAGFPAEYKAEASAGAVFLDTLRQEKELDWTFLSPSAEFVETERTGQFRVGQDDLLVSSEGRSWISFADYAIALIDEVESPKHSRQRFTVGY, encoded by the coding sequence GCCCTGCGTCGCGGGCATAGCGTTGTAGCCATCGCACGTAACACCGACAAGCTGGCGGCGCGCCCTGGCGTCACCGTCAAGCAGGTGGATGCCCTGGACGCAGACGCCCTGCAACAGGCCATCAGCGGCAGTGACGTGGTGATCAGCGCCGCGCACTTCGCCACTCTGCCGGCCAGCGCGGTGATCGGGCCGGTGAAGAACGCCGGGGTGAAACGCCTGCTGGTCGTGGGCGGTGCCGGTTCGCTGTTGCTGCCGGGTGGCGCTCGGGTGATCGACAGCGCAGGTTTCCCGGCTGAGTACAAAGCCGAAGCCAGTGCAGGCGCTGTGTTTCTCGACACGCTGCGTCAGGAAAAAGAGCTGGACTGGACCTTCCTGTCGCCTTCGGCGGAGTTCGTCGAGACCGAGCGCACCGGTCAATTCCGCGTGGGCCAGGACGATCTGCTGGTGAGCAGTGAAGGTCGCAGCTGGATCAGCTTTGCTGACTACGCCATCGCCTTGATCGACGAAGTCGAATCGCCGAAGCACTCGCGCCAGCGCTTCACCGTCGGCTACTGA